CCAAAATGTGTCTGAAGCACTATCTTTCTTGTTGGTCAGTTGTCACTTTGCGCCCTACACTGTATTCGTCCTGTCCTTCTGTAGTTTTTTCATAGATATAGATGTACCCATTGCTGCAAATGTCAGCTCCACAGTCGATATTTGACAGTGACACCCGCTCATCCTCTGCCTTAAACACCAGTTCTCCGCACATCAGATAAGTGTAAAGGCTGCTGGTGTCAGAAGTAGTTGCCTGTCTCCAGCAAATGACGGAGGAGAGATGATATGTCTGAGTTCCGCATTTTACAGGTACTTCTAGGACTCTGTTAGGTATCACAGGATGTCTTATATCGTCCGGACTGTCTGGCCATGGCAGTATCAGGATCATCACATCAGTGTTATTGAAAAAACAATTGCTCTTTTTGTTGGACTTGCAGGTGTCGCAGCTTTCCGAAATTTTACTCCAATAACACTCCAACAGAGTTGATGTCgtgtcattttgttgttcctttggTAGAGGAATGACGGGACCAAGGGTACGAATAGTTTGTAAAGACGTCTGACATTGTTGACAGTAGTCAGCTGTACACAGCTTAGAGACTGTGTAGATGCCATACTGGGCCAGACAGTgtgacatgtaaaacaaaaggactCCTGGCTTGTCCTGATGTTTTACATCTCTAATCTTTAGTATGTCAACCAGCTCATTCTGAACAGCAAAGACTTCATGCGGTGGAAAATCTCTGCCTGGATGGTACATTGCTCTTAAAAAACACTGTGCAAACAATGGTGTCTctgcaaaaatatcagaaatctcCTCTGGAAACTGAGCCACCAGCCTTCTGACAACAAACAAGTTCATTATACTTTGTGTTGTGGAATTCATCCAACAGTTAAAAAACGAGTTGGAAAATTTACAGAAGTACATggctggaaaaatatttacatccatGCAGTCTAAACGATCAGTGTCATCCTGATTTCCATCTTCtgagttttcttcttcagaagaTGAGTCCTCTGACGAAGAATACTCATAAACTTCTCCGAAATCTGTCCACATATTCGCAGCATTTGGGCTTCCAGAACAAACTTCCTCATTCTCAGAGGAAGCATGAATGTCTTTAGCACAAATGCTGTCGAAATGGTTAGGATCAATTTCAGAATCATTGCttgagttttcttcttctgaagaCCATTCTTCTGATGAAGAATACTCAGAGACGTCATCAAAATGTGAcacaacatttgctgcatttctgtttccaaaGTCGACTTCCTTAGATGAAGCATCCATCTCTTTAGAGTCCAAGTTGTCAAAATGGCCTGTGTGATTTTGAATTCCATCCTTTGAGTTCTCGTCAATGGAAGAGGCTTCCTCTGCAGATGAATTTTCAGAGTCTTTTACAAAAGTCATTAGATTTCCCTGACTTTCACAGCTTTCTTTCACTGCTGGATCCATTTCTTCATAAggaacatcaacaaaatcaaACCCAGAGTGAGTTTCAAATTCCAGCACCATTTCATTAGCAGGCAGACAGACGCTTTCCATAGCAGCAGTGTCTCCAGACGTCTTAACTATAAAATCAGTATTAATGGTAACTTcctcaactttaatttcaggAGAATCCTCTTCCAATTCTCCTGAAAATCCATTGTCTGTTGTATCATCTTCAGCCACAAtgtcaaaaccaaaatatttggaCTTTTCATCAGACAAGCTCTCTCCTGAAACATCCTTGTGTTGAGCATAATTGTCGACAAAAACGTCAAATCCAAAGTACTTAAATTGTTTGTCTTCAGCTGAGATTTCTTCTGAATCTGCACTGTGTTTTACGTCATCTTCGGTGACGATGTCAAAATCAAGGGGTTTTGAGGTTTTGGCAGGTGAGGTCTCTGCTGAAACCTCCTTTGGTTTCATACAGTCTTCGACGAATTCGTCAAATccaaaatacttaaatttgAGCTCATCTGAGCTCTTCGCTGAAATGccactgtgtttttcttcttctgtgacaACGTCAGAATCAAagtgttttggatttttgtctAGTGAGGGCTTTGCTGAAATGTCTTCGTCTTTAATTTGATGTCCCAGCAACTTCTCTATTCCTTTGGTGACAATATATCCAATGCCCCAACCGAtagaaaaaatcattttgacagCAGTTGAAATAGTTTCTAAAATCCCTGTTTGAAATCGACTCTCTCTCAAAGTGTTGTACCTCCAACCAAGTTGTAAAGCAAACTGAGAATTCTTGTATTTGGAATGATAATCATAATCATTTGAACCTTTATGACATCATCAATGAGAACATTGATGacatgatgatgtcaaacaGCCCGgtgtcaggtttttgtttgttttagttgctatggcaacacaaGGAGTTATGTATGAGATAAGACTACtctcaattaaaaatgcatgtgtaTACATCTAGATTTGTGAATTTAAGTTGATAAATGTGCTGTGATGATCAGAGTTATTGATAAGTGAATTTCATACATTTGCAGACACAACAGGAAAGgggatatgtgaaaaaaaaataaagttcaataaaaaaaaacaatttggcatatttaaacacgataggtttttatttcaacattgttAATCTTGATGTATTGAAGcgttcataaattaaaataaattattacatgtttACGACATACCCTAACAGTTTCCAGCTTGCAGAGTCAATACTTCCATTGTGACTCCatcctgctttttatttttggctgctATTAAAAACAGCTCAACACACAAAGATCAGTCAAGTGGCTTCATTAACAGATTGCACACCAAGAATATTACAACTAGATATTTGCAttacttaaaaatatgaataatcaCTTATTCTTACTTAGTGAATATGTGTTAAGGCTTCATGCTGACTGCTTCCTTGCTTGACATCATGGGGACAATTCCCAAAAGTCTTTAGGAGATGCAGTTACTTTTTCAGACAATTCTATCCAAATCTGAACAGCTGGGAAAAATTCAAAGAGTCTTTTCAGAAATCAGATGGATTCTTTCCAGAAGAACATGTTTTGGTACATTAAATCTAGTGTTTCATCACAGAAACTGTGAAGAAAGGAGGTGTCAGCAGCATGTTGGGGAAGGATTTCCCTCTATAGGCTGGTGCACTGTACACAGTACTGTAGGTGGTACCATAACATCTCATGACGTCAGTCAGGAGCTTTTAGCTTGGATGAAAGTGGGTATTTCAAACAAACACTGATCATAAGCACAGAAGGGCTTAAGAATGACTAAAAGGCGTCACTAAGCCCTGATCTTGTGGAAGGATATCCAAAAACATTTCACCTACTTCATAAGAGTTAAAAAACCTCTACTAAATACTGAGGAAATGTACAGGTctgaatttgaataaaagtttttagaaaagtctaatttttgtcgtttttgacaaacaaaaatcatttgtaACTCAGGATGAGTTAAGTCTGATTTAAGGTCAaatggtgacaaaaaaaatcttacaaattCATTTGCAGAGAATTGGTTATCATCTAGttcagcgcttctcaattccagtcctcaggcccccctgctctgcatgttttagatgtacctctactccagagcagctgattcaaatgattgcatgaccatcaagtgctgcagaagcctgttaatcacccaaagattcaacccaggtgtgtggcagaagggaaacacctaaaacatgcagggcaggggggcgtgaggaccggaattgagaaacactgatctagTTCAACTGCATGGGATTGTGGGACTGAGGATTCCTCCAGTGGAATCCACTTCAGCAGACTCCTTCCCATGTGGAGGAACTCCAGTCCCTTGTGGTAAAAGACCAGGGAGAGAGAGCTGGTTTCCAAGGTAATACTGGGGTTAGTACACATTTGTGACTTTAGGCCACAagtcaagaagaaaaaagtaattcaGCATCTGAGGGAATCCTCGTTTGACTGCACAGACTCTGACTTCAGAAGAAACATAGAGATGAGAACACTTTCCCCTCACACACACCTCATTTTCTTTACCTCACATTCCAGATTCCTTTACTGTCTGGAAATGGTGGGTAGAAGGTTTGAAGAGAAGGGGGGGAGCCAGAGAGTAATCTGCTTTCCACCACAGCTGCAGTTCACCTCCAAAACATTTGGTGGCAGCAGTGaaatatgaagtattttttcaccttaagaaagtttattttgtctAGATGAAtctaatttccctttggaatcaaTACagtattttgaattgaatttggaAAATACAGATGTTGTGCTCTGAACTCCGATGTTGCTCAGTGGTTCACCACTCCTGAGTGAGCAAAGGGCAATTTCTAGCTCCACCACTGGTGAAGAGGACAGGTCTGGTCCTACTGTTATACACATTAACTTTACAAGTAGAACTCAACAAAGTTCAGCAAAGTGCAGAAAACACAACCAGGTGGTGTGAGGAAGCTGTTACTGGTGACGTTGGATCAGCCAAAACTGGCCTGTAGGTGGCAGTATAGATTGCATGTTGTGTTCATGATCAAGCATGTCTTGCAGGAAATtgatccaaaaataaatattatctgaaaaaattatcattattcattaaaatgtgaatttatcaCACTTTAGTTAAAGCAATGTTTACTTTGATAACTATAGAATCTCAGCTGGACTGCTTGAACTGACCTCTGTGGTTCAGTTCTGAATCATTTTGGGTCAGTTTCAGTGCACTGCATTCACAGTACTGCTTCTCATCCTCGCATTAATCAGCTTTACAATTAAGGCTCCAAACAATTAAGAACTAACACGCAGTGCACTGAGAGACGCTGAGGTTAAATCCAGCAGTCGTGAGGCAGCGAGGTGACCAACATGTGAGATGTAATGTTTGCGTGTCCTCACTGCAGCCTCACGTCCCCTTTGCTGCATAGAGTCTGCAGCTGCTCATCCGCAGGAGGAATCACCTCCACATTGTAGCTAACCTTCTTGGACTGCAGGACGCTGTAGCTGTTGTCAAAACACAGCACATCTGCAAGGGACGAGGGATGCGGTTAGCAACAGCTAGCAAGAATACAGACAGATTTGCTACACACTGAACACTCAAAGCTCTTTACACCAGAaccacattcacccattcacacttACACACATACGCAGAGATCAATACATTTTGACCAATCTTCTTGACAAACATTCAGATAAACCTGAGGAAAATGAGCGATTACTCACAGACTCCCGGCTCTGAGCAGGTGAGGCAGCTGTCTTCTGGGACCAGGTGAGCGTTGTACCGCTCGCTAGGAAGAACCTGCGTCATCTCGGCTACCTTCTGACTCCTGCTGTCCTTGGTGCGGCGGTACACTCCAAACCCGATGTCTGCTCCATCGCTGGCAAACTGCCACCTAGCAGGGAACAGAACTGAGTCTTATTCTactgatacatttatttttaaaacacattccCTACATGTACTAAAACATGACTGACACGTGTTACTGATACTGATATCTGTATTGGTCCCgatattgaaaaatattctaGATCTGGTATCGGTGACGAGGTGCCTcatccataagggcagatctagtCGGTCTGTTTCTATGCGACCtctatattttacattatatttagaattcctaattgctatttctgaactatttgaaagaaggtttgttgcagtttaagttttacatatttgaccaaGGAAGTCATCCAATTGTGTCAGTTTCTTAATTTATCTTCCATTGGCTGTTCTACTCCTAATTGCtgtgactgaacaaattaaattagtttacaTACATGTTTGATCAaacttgtgaagctattggtgtgtTTACGTGTGCTGTATTGGTCTAGAGTTATCATACAAggttgtaattcagtacatttatgctTTTCTGTATTGGATCGGTAACACTAAACTACAGATGTCTGTATTGGgatcggaagtgaaaaaagtgggtCAGAAATAATTGAAAGAGATAGTCATCtttatgtatgtaaacttctacATTTTGGGGGGAGGGCAACTCTCATTATTGTGGGATTTAactaatagaaataattttaataatccGAATTGAgtctaaaaaggaaaaattttaGTCTCATTTAATTTTAGAGCTAGAAAAAAAGACACGTTAATGAGACGGAGATGGGAGGAGACAGTGAAGGTGCAAGCACAGAAGATACTGAAGCTCAAAAGTTTGAATTAAGAATACATAATGTAATAATGCAGCATTAAAGGAAGGTTCTTTGCATCTGTCAggtattgtatttttttctaaaataaacaagaatacaTCAATAACTGCAAAGTTCTTAAGACACATTTTCCCCAAATTTTTGTTGACATCAGAAAGAGTTGTTTCTCTTAATGCGTGTTATTCCTCAGCGTGTTTCAGACCAGATTTCTGCTCCTGCTGTCTTACCTGAGGAGGCTGCTGGGGGCAGCAACGTCGTACTCCAGCTGCAAGCTTGATCCGCGGCTGATGGTGACGCTACTGTCGTACTGAACCTTCAGCGACTCCTGCACGTAGTAAGACTTGGGAACGTTCCCGCCGTAGTTGATCTGGAGGCACAACGGATGAATCACTTCAGTCAGAACCGTCCAAGCAAGCTGGATCTTGTTTAAGGGTTTTTCTTCTCACCATGGTTCTGCAGCGAGGGTCTCCGTCGGGGTCGGTCAGGGTTCCTCCGTACACCACAGGAAGCTGGTCCGGGTCGATGTGCTTGCGCAGCACTTCCTGCCAGTTACCTGagaacaaatcaataaaagcGTAGGAATGCAGGAAACAAATAATACAGACATCATTTGTAACATGTTcacattattattcatttttgtaacaTAATTCCAAGTTATGttacaaataataaagttttattgtaACCTTATTCTTGTTTAATTATGACTTAACTCTTGTTTTATTACAACTATTCTCATATTGTGACAAGTTTATTCTGgtaatttgactttaatctcacattgttatgactttttttatcatttttttgcgcttgtattattatgacttttttgaCATATTATTATGATTTGATGCTTGTATCAAATCAATCAGCTTGTATTATGATtctattcttgtaatattatgactttattttcgaaataaataaaaaattcttagTCTAATATTCCTTTATAGGTTTCCCCGTGTTTGCGTTATGGTCCTTTGGTAATCTTATAATTAGAGTCCAATGtcttaaataaaagattatttatttattgctatttttattattattatttattgcagaaTTGCTATTAATTCtgtaataaaaagcagaaaccagTATAATTTAATACAAGGAACTATAAAAGTTAGCATTAAACAGTGCAACGTCAGAGACGTTATAATTTGAAGAGATATGAAGGAGAGTCATCTTACTTCCTATAACCACAATTTTCCGTCGCGTTTCCTCACACAGGAAGTGTTTGATCAGGTTGTAGGCCATCGGAAACATTTTAGGAGctgcagcaaaaataataaaataaagacatttttcaacttCAACTTGAAAACACAACTTGGACGACAGCGAGACCATGTCGCAAATCAGCTGAGGCACCTTTAATGAGAAGCACCTTCTTTAGCCCCTCAGGGTAGTTGTCTTCATACATGGTGAGGATCTGCAGGAGATGAAGAGCAGCTTAGACGCAGATTAAGGCTTTAAGACACAGTGTGTGATGAATGTGAGAGCGAGCGACAAACCTCTCCATAAGTCTCAATAGCGGGTTTCCAAATGTGCTTCAGTCCAAGTCCTTCGCAGTCATAAATCAGAGTGGTGGACTCTATGTTCTTCCCAAGCTGAGACAGACATGGAGGACATGTTAGAGAAAGAGATATGAGGGGAAGAGAATGGAAACAGAGGAAGGGAAAAAAGTTTCCACCTGGAAGGGAGGAGaataaaatggaggaaaaaaagagtgTCTAGATCAGCCTTTCTCAGCTTGCGGTCTCTGGgtgccccctagtggtctgcAATGTACTGCAATTAAAcaactgttatttgtttaataattattgttacaTGTCGCACTTTGGTGAGCTCAAAGTGCGACATGTACAATTAAtttaccaaaggattgtgtttaaaaataataatggataaattGCTTAAGACTGAATCACTCAAATGAAAAGCTGAAGATATAGGCAGTAAGTAAACAACACCAGGACTATAGGATTCATATCTGCAGggatatttttcagtttctcagggtgagttgcagaacttttgttttcagaatacCATTATGATACATAGCATGCCACCGGCACCTGTGTGTGATATGACAGTGACGAGGCAGTGAGCAGACCTGCGCCCCACGCAGACTAACTGCATCTATAAAACCTcagataaaataattatttacgtCGAGGTGAGAGAAAACAAAGCTTAGATTCaacactttcagaatctgtgAACTCAAAATGCCTCAGTAGGCATAATTTTGAGAATAGAAACAGATAAagggaaaaacaaagtttgaaggtgaaaaaatgtggtaaaaaaggagggaaaaagtGAGTCTAGGTCTAGATGTGATAGGAGAGCTTGTCCCAGACCTTCTCAGTCTGCCTCCGACATTCCCGCTGCAGCATCTCGATGTGTCTGATCTTCGTCTTCAGGAAGTCCTGTTTGGTGGCTGACAGCAGCAAGCCTTTGGGGTCCAGAGGGCCGATCACATCGTACCAGATGGGACTCCCCTCTCGGTCATAGCCGCACATCCCACCGGATACGTACTTCTCAATCACCTTGAGAAGGACAAGCGTGAGCGCCATCAAACGACAAGGCAACGGAGTGGCGGACGTCACATCTCAAGACGCCTGAGAAGACGAGCGGAGGCGTCTTCTCAGGGCGAGTTACCTCTGGAGGCTTCCAGTCAGTTATGATGGTGTCCACTTTCATCTGCTTCCTGAACTCCACATGCTGTaagaagaggaaaaggaagcagaagaagaaataagagTCTCTCAAAAACCAGGCGGTAAAACTAATGACGAGAAACTTAAAGGAATTTGGCTtattattaatctttttaaaatcgTCTTAGTCTCTGTGCAAAGATGACAAATAAAGCTGAATTCTTTGCAAGTAAGGTTTTTGTTCCTTATAATTACAACCTTATTTGAATTGTCTTATGTATTAAATCAACACAGGATGCATGCATTTTAATAATCTCAAAAGTGTGGTgtacatatttatttctctctttcaacTCTGATATCCCTCATTAAAATCCAGCACAACCAAATTCAGTTCAGAAATTCTTTCTTAATCCCAGAGAGTAATTAAATGTCATAGTACACAATTTTCTTCAAAGACTTATTGTAGATGATGGTGGCTATGAAATATCTCCTACAGCAGTCAGTATCACAGCATATCTGAGAAGCCCTCTGTTGTTCTACAACAGTTTCATAAAGAAGATGGTCAGGGTTGTTGAGACTTTTCTGGATTCTATGGACAATCCAGAAAAGTATGGATGGTCCATGTGCATCTCCAGACGTTccacagaacagaaccagcattCTTTATTGGGTTGTTGAGCTTCTTTAGCTCTGATGCTGCTCCCTCTGTTAGCAGAAGAGATTATAATCTCCACTCCAGAGTTATACATACTCAGATGTCAAAAGTTCACTCATGGAGGccgaaaacaaaaaataaacattttagaaaatcctGTTCAACTATTAACGCTATATATTACTGTATATAACCTCCTTGTGCAGTCTGTAGGTCAGAATCAATAAAGTCAAAAGCAACAGATGAATGTAACAACAGTGtaggaaaataaatgacttgaGCTGAGTCTGAGACGCAAAGCAGAGAGTTCACAAAAGTCTCACCTTCCTGATCATGTTCTCTGATTTCTGAAGATTGAAGTTACGAGCTGggaagagagaaacagaagagagagagagtccaTGTGAAA
The sequence above is a segment of the Gambusia affinis linkage group LG17, SWU_Gaff_1.0, whole genome shotgun sequence genome. Coding sequences within it:
- the sec14l7 gene encoding SEC14-like protein 2, yielding MSGRVGDLSPKQAKTLAEFRERIQDVLLSLPAQHDHYLLRWLRARNFNLQKSENMIRKHVEFRKQMKVDTIITDWKPPEVIEKYVSGGMCGYDREGSPIWYDVIGPLDPKGLLLSATKQDFLKTKIRHIEMLQRECRRQTEKLGKNIESTTLIYDCEGLGLKHIWKPAIETYGEILTMYEDNYPEGLKKVLLIKAPKMFPMAYNLIKHFLCEETRRKIVVIGSNWQEVLRKHIDPDQLPVVYGGTLTDPDGDPRCRTMINYGGNVPKSYYVQESLKVQYDSSVTISRGSSLQLEYDVAAPSSLLRWQFASDGADIGFGVYRRTKDSRSQKVAEMTQVLPSERYNAHLVPEDSCLTCSEPGVYVLCFDNSYSVLQSKKVSYNVEVIPPADEQLQTLCSKGDVRLQ